The DNA region AATTGGGCTTTTGCCCAAACTAATCAAATTCATTTCTGACTTTGGTAGCTGCTCACTATGCTTTAATGCAGTAGCTACTGTTTTAAGTAGTTTTTGTAGCGCAATCGGCTTTTCTAAAAAATCAAATGCACCAATACGCGTTGCCTCCACCGCAGTATCAATTGTGCCGTGCCCAGACATCATCACGACAGGCATCGTGAGCAGGCCGCCATTTGCCCACTCTTTTAGCAAACTTATGCCGTCGCAGTCAGGCATCCATATATCGAGCAGCACCACATCCGGGCGCTCATGCAAACGCATAGCGCGTGCGGCTGCGGCATTTTCCGCCAACTGTACGTGGTATCCCTCATCTTGCAAAATATCACGCAATAGTTCGCGTATCCCTATTTCATCGTCAATCACTAAAATATGTTTTGATGCCATACGATTCGTTTAATTAATCAGTGTGTTGTTTAATTGAGTAATAGTGGGATGCTAATCGTAATGATAGCACCGGCGCTATTTGCTTCGTCAGATAATACATTTTCAATTTTAATATTTCCCTTATGTTCCTCGATAATTTTTTTAACAATCGCCAAGCCCAGGCCCGTACCGTGCGGCTTGGTGGTCATGTAAGGTTCAAACACGTGCAACATCATCTCAGCCGGAAAGCCGCCGCCATTATCTTGCACGGTTAATACCAACATACCGTCATCCACAGAGGTTGTAATCTGAATCAGTGGTGTCGATGCAGCAGATAACGCATCCTGCGCATTCTGCATGAGGTTATGTAGCACTTGTCGCAACATCGTGCTATCCCCCTTAATCAGGCCAGCTTTGTTTGTAAGCACTAACTTCACATTTATTTTTGGCACATCATAAAAAGAAACAATCTCTCGAATTAATGCATTAAGGTCTAGGTTTTCCAGATGAGGTGTTGGTGAGCGCGCATACTCGCTAAACTCATTCACCATTTTCTTCAGTGCATCCACTTGGTTCACAATCGTTTCAGTAGAGCGCTGCAAAATCTCAGCATCTGCCTCTTCTAATTTATTGTGTAGCTTGTGTGCCATCCGCTCCGCAGACAACTGAATCGGCGTAAGAGGGTTCTTAATTTCGTGTGCTAATCGGCGCGCCACTTCACCCCATGCCGCATCGCGTTGCGCTTGAACCATTGCGGTAGCATCATCAAACACAGCCACATAGCCACCATCTGGCAGACGCGTTCCTCGCAATGTAATGATTTTTTTACCGTGCGCAGTCGCTAACTCTATCTGTGCTTGCACTTCTTCTTTTTGCGCGCTCTTCTGCGGGTTTTCCTGCTGAATACTATCCGCAATGGTCTGGAAAAAGTTTGCTAGGTTGGGCTGCTTTTCTATGATTTTCTCTGGCGTGAACCCAACATAGCTTTCGAGAGAAACACCCAGTATATTGACGGTCGCTTCATTAAACGTACGTAACTCACTCCGCTCATTGAGCGCCAGAACACCCGAAGACAAATGTGCCAGAATCGTTTCTAAATAACCTCGAGCAGCCTCAACGCGGGCGCGGTTTCTATCAGCCGCTTTCGTTGCATCACCTAATTGCTGCGTCATGCTATTAAATGACTGCACCAGCACACCTAGCTCATCTTTACCATGTGCGGGCAACATGGTGCTGTAATCTCCACTAGCAATTGCCTTAGTGCCCTCTGCCAACACCGTAAGTGGTGCAGATAATCGGCGACTCAACACAAAGGCAATCGCCACGGCGGTGAACATCGCCAGCATCATCACTAAGGTCAACGTCAGTGCAAACACTTCTCTTAACGCCGTTCGACTATAAGATAACTGTTGATAATCTTGATACACATCTTGCACAGCCTCAGCCGTTGTTGCTAGGGACTTCGGCACTGGCTGCAACAACTGCAAAATACGCATCTCACCCGAAATATCCTGCACACTGACTGGAATCAACACACGCAGATACAAACCTTTACCATTAATTGGCTCAATGTTGCCGTAGATACGCTGGCGCGCCTGCCTTAGTTGTGTCACGCTCGGCAAATCAGGCAAGAAACTGCTAGCGTCGCCGCTTGATACCGCCAGAATTCCGCCTTGCGGGGTAAACAATGCTGCGTCCTGAACCCCGCTCTTCTCGCGCAAATCGTTAAGCATGGAAAAATGCGTATTAGCAGGCTGGAACGCTAGGCTAGTCGCCATACTTTCGCCCTTTTCCTTCACATCAGCCAGCATAATTTCCAGCGCGGTTTGCCCGAGGTTCAGCCCACCCTCTAGTGCGGATTCCACTTTGACGTTAAACCATGACTCTATCGATCGCGTTAGAAAATTAACAGACACCAGATACACAATCAGGCCAGGAATAATCGCCATTAGTGCAAACGACCCTAACAGCCTAAGCGTAAAGCGACTCCCCATCACACGCTGACGGATATTACGGTACAAACTAAACAGCTGAACACCAATCAATACAACCAGCAATACCGCCAAGGCAATATTTAACGCAACTAACAGCGTATAGTGTTCGCCTGAGGCCGCCGTATTAGCACTTGCATTTGACAGCAAGTACAGTAGCAAGCCTCCTAATAATGCACTAGTAAATACAATGTATTTCATTTGAATAAATTAGGCGTCCACTCAAAACGTTGCGAACTGATTTTCCATTCGCTTGAAGTCATTCCTTCTATTTGCAACGCTTTAGGTAGTTTTTTCTGATCTAAGCGCATTAACAAAACCGCTTTATAACGCTCGCCCCGATCAACATCAGACTCTTGAAAAACCTTCATATCCTGAATAATCGACAAATCTTCAACAGCCTCGTCTAAAGTAGCATAGGCGCGCTGCTGATCATTACGCATCACAATATATTGGCGAGTAAGTGCGTGATAACTCAAGCTGACTTGCTGCACAATCGTGACAACCTCGTCATCAAACCAGTACTTTTTAGGTGTCAGTAACTGAAATTCAATCAAGAAATTAAACACGAATCCTTTAAGAATCGCCTTCTCTATTTCAGAACCAAAGTTGATTTCCGTATCAGCATTCAGTAAATAGTCATCTTCATAAACCGTTAAATTTGCACTTCTAAGACGCAAACTACTGCCCTCAGCAAACACTGAACCTGAAAACAACACCAACGCGACGATGCAAAAAATGACCTTAATTTTTTTGCAGCAATGCATAAAAGAAACCATCATGTGAGTTAGAAGGAAGGAGCTGACCTTGCATATGTGTAACATTTTGGTGCGTAGTATCAAGCATATGTTCAATTGGCAATTGGACCGCGTCTGCATTTTTCTGCAAGAACTGATCAATTTGACCTTGATTTTCTTCTTTAAAAACAGAGCAAGTAACGTAAAGCAATTTACCACCCTTTGCCAACATCTGCCATAACGTTGGCAAAATTTTAGCCTGTTGAGCAGCAAAGGATGCAATGTCAGCCTCTCGCCTTAGCCATTTGATGTCAACGTGACGCCTGACGATACCAGAGGCGGTACATGGCACATCTGCAAGAATTCTATCAAAAGGCAACCCGTCATGCCAATCCGTTGCGGCAGCATCGCCAACTAGCAGATTCGCTTTTAAATCAAGTCGTGCCAAATTGCTCTGCACCCTTTGCAAACGAGCCTCATCGCTATCTAAAGCCGTCATCTGCACATTCGCCAACTCTAAAATATGTCCGGTCTTTCCGCCTGGCGCACAGCACGCATCCAACACACGCATTCCATCCTGAACATCAATCAAATGCGCAGCTAATTGCGCACCATAGTCCTGCACGGAGACAACGCCATCAGTAAAACCCGGTATTTTTTCTACAGCAATAGGCTTAGTCAACACGACCGCCTGCGCACCAACCTGCACCGCATCAATTTCACTGCGCGCTAATAATTGTAAATAGTCCACAGCACTAATCTTTTGCACATTCACACGCAAACTCATGGGTGGATGCTGATTGCCTACCGTTAACATCCCCTGCCAATCGTCAGGATACTGAGTTCGCAATTTATTAACCCACCATTGCGGGTAAGAGTAATTCGCGACTTCATTCGCCTTGAACTTGGCCGCCAACTGCTCTTTTTGTCGTAAAAAGTTACGTAAAATTGCATTCACCAAGCCTTTTGCCCAAGCTTTGACTGGCGGTCTCTTCAGCTGGCTAACCGCATGCACGGCTTGATTCACCACCGTAAAGGCATCGGCTTTATCATGCGTTAACTGATAAATCGCTACCAACAATAAAGCATGGATACGCTCATCAACCAGTGGCTTTTCCAGCAACGCTCTCAAATAAGCATCGATTTCCCCATAGAAACGTAAGGTACCGTAACTTAAATCAGCCGCGGCACCTTTTTGTTGCGGCGTAGCATTAGGGAAGAGAGCCAACGCCGCAGGTAATGCAGTAGTAAGATTACGACCAGAAAATACTTGATGGACAGCATCGGCAGCGATTTGTTGAGAAATATACAAAATTAGTTTCTATTCATAATTGCTAAAACACTGATTTTACTTGATATCCACTCAATTAGGGTTAAGCTATTAATATGTTGTCATCTCACGGGGTGGCTCGTGCGTTATATGTTTTCGATACACAAGGAGCGATTCATGAACAAAACTAATATTTTAAAGCACTTTCTGATTGCCGGATTCATGCTTGCCTCCGCAAGCACCGCCTTTGCAGCTGATGTTGGAGTATCCATCA from Methylotenera sp. L2L1 includes:
- a CDS encoding sensor histidine kinase, encoding MKYIVFTSALLGGLLLYLLSNASANTAASGEHYTLLVALNIALAVLLVVLIGVQLFSLYRNIRQRVMGSRFTLRLLGSFALMAIIPGLIVYLVSVNFLTRSIESWFNVKVESALEGGLNLGQTALEIMLADVKEKGESMATSLAFQPANTHFSMLNDLREKSGVQDAALFTPQGGILAVSSGDASSFLPDLPSVTQLRQARQRIYGNIEPINGKGLYLRVLIPVSVQDISGEMRILQLLQPVPKSLATTAEAVQDVYQDYQQLSYSRTALREVFALTLTLVMMLAMFTAVAIAFVLSRRLSAPLTVLAEGTKAIASGDYSTMLPAHGKDELGVLVQSFNSMTQQLGDATKAADRNRARVEAARGYLETILAHLSSGVLALNERSELRTFNEATVNILGVSLESYVGFTPEKIIEKQPNLANFFQTIADSIQQENPQKSAQKEEVQAQIELATAHGKKIITLRGTRLPDGGYVAVFDDATAMVQAQRDAAWGEVARRLAHEIKNPLTPIQLSAERMAHKLHNKLEEADAEILQRSTETIVNQVDALKKMVNEFSEYARSPTPHLENLDLNALIREIVSFYDVPKINVKLVLTNKAGLIKGDSTMLRQVLHNLMQNAQDALSAASTPLIQITTSVDDGMLVLTVQDNGGGFPAEMMLHVFEPYMTTKPHGTGLGLAIVKKIIEEHKGNIKIENVLSDEANSAGAIITISIPLLLN
- a CDS encoding DUF4390 domain-containing protein, with the translated sequence MHCCKKIKVIFCIVALVLFSGSVFAEGSSLRLRSANLTVYEDDYLLNADTEINFGSEIEKAILKGFVFNFLIEFQLLTPKKYWFDDEVVTIVQQVSLSYHALTRQYIVMRNDQQRAYATLDEAVEDLSIIQDMKVFQESDVDRGERYKAVLLMRLDQKKLPKALQIEGMTSSEWKISSQRFEWTPNLFK
- the rsmB gene encoding 16S rRNA (cytosine(967)-C(5))-methyltransferase RsmB, which gives rise to MYISQQIAADAVHQVFSGRNLTTALPAALALFPNATPQQKGAAADLSYGTLRFYGEIDAYLRALLEKPLVDERIHALLLVAIYQLTHDKADAFTVVNQAVHAVSQLKRPPVKAWAKGLVNAILRNFLRQKEQLAAKFKANEVANYSYPQWWVNKLRTQYPDDWQGMLTVGNQHPPMSLRVNVQKISAVDYLQLLARSEIDAVQVGAQAVVLTKPIAVEKIPGFTDGVVSVQDYGAQLAAHLIDVQDGMRVLDACCAPGGKTGHILELANVQMTALDSDEARLQRVQSNLARLDLKANLLVGDAAATDWHDGLPFDRILADVPCTASGIVRRHVDIKWLRREADIASFAAQQAKILPTLWQMLAKGGKLLYVTCSVFKEENQGQIDQFLQKNADAVQLPIEHMLDTTHQNVTHMQGQLLPSNSHDGFFYALLQKN